Proteins from one Penaeus monodon isolate SGIC_2016 chromosome 39, NSTDA_Pmon_1, whole genome shotgun sequence genomic window:
- the LOC119597609 gene encoding uncharacterized protein LOC119597609 isoform X1 produces the protein MRRQKHSSSPAQNQLSSRRTRHRARRGRKGAGNSGRMAAPQRPPRAPTQLTRHTVNGFRYQVAMITKGREVFVQVVEWLYQGGPCVKTHFLSLGNSRADYKRKFNSEQRHLLENGALFKQYDISLLYIILQLMCGLAVSNDPAWTSPPAGQPLEHLLYKVKQKRNNIAHTNDVQQMSDQRLTKELRKLGCLFSRILRLAGSRRGIRPHVFRDEIWGIKQDFRDLLQKVREPLQATDLNQLPQLQQEIRTFQDILRQNIEQESRQELFDFYPHLWDVTLAQWLYPDLKIQPSLNFTNLVIVEDTSTLSPSQEQEHQPCNISHKNLLQVKQRNGRLPEVIIISGEGGIGKTTLLKHMLEMWVKDPSQIEGLQDVSPLLYLQLRGCTISSWNDLLKHLLHNTFQGSGLTTDIFADLFQTMQVVILLDGYDEVSKKAKKLITDLLNNLNVRIVITTRPGCAKELTQIMKSKANVMNVEIKGIRKEDRPYFIENTLGAFVPCLILRTNLKDRIVRILENMDFEKEGLDVPLTLILLIVREVVAPDQSSQDVFEDLTRLMVGKVEERLVVKGIDDVDDKVKEYHEFQKKVALRGLKRREHDLLNETVQDLKEKCSALNLPYKEMLSGFLVSKKTREGLFVISVWSFPHNRFQEHWAAGFVVTQLLRISRSLPDLTGLLDSPCLPNFGKKSSLDYFNRINNIQLDFSENPILEIYSDDANEASQLAYSATSKTKSDILMDVLADITRTLSLSQQNLLDKVATAIVSLVLYGNNNYEETANRSQRYYQMVMASGQHAGIVKASARVLSEVESLDTKETSVPGLLPILDHLKTRCVRVYTLRDTPKLPSSKVLLAMRDLARKDVEIELKCLLKQSAEFSELFLEAVTCPGSRSRLTKFEGFLAEKGMQLLPESLEELITRSDADGMRALQKRLPYLPKLQILDFGGRLTAAEMPLLPAMLEELRITTDGEGLKALAMRLPSLKKLWFLCFEGRLTEAEMPFLPSALKIAWVETDGQGLGALVRRLPQLKLLYDLNIRLLECPSAASLPPLPYEGPNLTLDLQDLSPLPCLWVCDAVCALCSTRRRSTRLLLPPVCDDALVESIKQELESRGARFPPFAKGIKFHFEGESEAQQPFELPPARSPRLPRRWLYCALVIGVLLVARLIAVLFT, from the exons ATGCGGAGACAAAAGCATTCATCGTCTCCGGCGCAGAATCAGCTGTCTTCTCGCAGGACACGGCACAGGGCAAGGCGAGGCCGAAAGGGTGCCGGAAACTCCGGGAGGATGGCAGCCCCGCAGCGACCCCCCCGCGCCCCTACGCAGCTCACAAGGCACACGGTGAATGGCTTCCGGTACCAGGTGGCTATGATCACCAAGGGTCGCGAGGTATTTGTGCAGGTGGTTGAGTGGCTGTACCAAGGGGGGCCGTGTGTTAAGACTCATTTCCTTAGTTTGGGAAACTCGAGAGCAGACTACAAGCGGAAGTTTAACAGCGAACAGAGACATTTGCTAGAGAACGGTGCCCTGTTCAAGCAGTACGACATCTCGCTTCTCTATATCATTCTCCAACTCATGTGTGGACTGGCTGTTTCCAATGACCCTGCCTGGACCTCCCCCCCGGCAGGTCAGCCTCTAGAGCACCTCCTGTATAAGGTTAAGCAGAAGAGGAACAACATAGCACACACGAATGACGTCCAGCAGATGTCGGACCAAAGGCTGACGAAGGAATTGAGGAAGCTCGGCTGCTTATTCTCCAGGATCCTTCGATTGGCCGGGAGCCGACGCGGGATCCGACCCCACGTCTTTCGGGACGAGATCTGGGGAATCAAGCAGGATTTTCGGGACCTTCTGCAGAAAGTCAGAGAGCCCCTCCAAGCTACAGACCTGAATCAACTGCCGCAATTACAGCAAGAGATTAGAACATTTCAGGATATACTTCGGCAGAATATAGAGCAGGAGAGTCGACAAGAGTTATTTGATTTCTACCCTCACCTGTGGGACGTGACTCTCGCTCAGTGGCTGTATCCGGATCTGAAAATCCAACCTAGCCTAAATTTCACCAACCTGGTAATCGTGGAAGACACGTCAACTCTGTCGCCATCTCAGGAGCAAGAGCATCAGCCCTGCAACATTTCCCACAAGAATCTGCTACAGGTTAAGCAGCGGAATGGTCGCCTGCCTGAAGTGATCATAATATCAGGCGAAGGGGGAATAGGGAAGACCACGCTGCTGAAGCACATGCTGGAGATGTGGGTGAAAGATCCTTCGCAAATTGAGGGACTTCAAGACGTTTCTCCCCTGCTTTACCTACAGCTGCGGGGCTGCACAATCAGCAGTTGGAACGACCTGTTGAAGCATCTCCTTCATAACACATTTCAGGGATCTGGACTTACCACTGACATCTTTGCAGATTTATTCCAGACAATGCAAGTTGTTATCCTGTTAGATGGTTATGATGAGGTGAGCAAGAAGGCTAAGAAATTGATAACGGATCTTCTAAATAATCTAAACGTGCGCATTGTGATAACCACGAGACCAGGCTGCGCGAAAGAGCTAACTCAAATCATGAAGAGCAAGGCGAATGTTATGAATGTCGAAATCAAAGGAATACGCAAAGAAGACCGTCCTTACTTTATTGAAAACACTCTGGGCGCATTTGTCCCGTGTCTCATCCTTAGAACCAACTTGAAGGACAGAATAGTGAGAATTCTTGAAAACATGGACTTTGAGAAGGAGGGGCTTGATGTCCCACTCACTCTGATCCTACTGATCGTCCGTGAGGTCGTGGCACCAGACCAGAGTTCACAGGACGTCTTTGAAGATTTGACAAGGCTCATGGTAGGCAAGGTTGAAGAGAGATTGGTAGTGAAAGGCatcgatgatgttgatgataaagtCAAAGAGTATCATGAATTTCAAAAGAAAGTGGCTCTTAGAGGTCTCAAGAGACGAGAACACGACTTATTGAACGAAACAGTACAggatttaaaggaaaaatgttcTGCACTGAACTTACCCTACAAGGAAATGCTTTCTGGCTTTCTCGTATCAAAGAAAACACGAGAAGGTCTTTTTGTCATTTCTGTTTGGTCCTTCCCACACAACCGATTCCAAGAACACTGGGCTGCTGGTTTTGTAGTTACGCAGCTGTTAAGGATATCTCGTTCTCTGCCAGACTTGACAGGATTGCTGGATTCGCCCTGTCTACCTAATTTTGGCAAAAAGAGTTCCTTAGACTATTTCAATCGTATTAATAACATACAATTAGACTTTTCAGAAAATCCCATTCTTGAAATTTATTCAGATGATGCCAATGAGGCAAGTCAACTAGCATATTCGGCGACATCAAAGACAAAGTCGGATATATTAATGGACGTCCTGGCTGACATTACACGCACATTATCCTTGTCACAGCAAAACCTTCTGGATAAAGTCGCCACAGCCATCGTCAGCCTCGTCTTATAcggtaacaataattatgaagaGACTGCAAATAGAAGCCAGAGATATTACCAAATGGTCATGGCATCGGGACAGCATGCAGGTATAGTGAAGGCAAGTGCTAGGGTACTGAGCGAAGTTGAAAGTCTTGATACTAAAGAAACCTCTGTGCCCGGTTTGTTACCCATATTAGACCACCTCAAGACTCGCTGTGTGCGCGTTTATACCCTCCGTGACACGCCGAAACTCCCGTCAAGTAAGGTCCTGCTTGCGATGAGAGATTTGGCCAGAAAGGACGTCGAGATCGAGCTAAAATGTTTATTGAAGCAATCTGCAGAGTTTTCTGAGTTGTTCCTTGAGGCGGTCACATGTCCAGGAAGTCgttcacgactgacaaaattcgAAGGTTTCTTGGCGGAAAAGGGAATGCAACTTCTGCCGGAGAGCCTGGAGGAGCTCATAACCAGGTCAGACGCAGACGGGATGCGCGCTTTGCAGAAGAGGCTCCCTTACCTGCCGAAACTTCAAATTCTAG ATTTCGGTGGGCGCTTGACAGCAGCAGAGATGCCCCTCCTCCCCGCTATGCTTGAGGAGCTGAGGATCACGACCGACGGGGAGGGACTGAAGGCGCTGGCGATGAGGCTCCCGAGTCTGAAAAAGCTGTGGTTTCTCT GTTTCGAGGGCCGCCTGACGGAGGCAGAGATGCCCTTCCTCCCCAGCGCTCTCAAAATAGCGTGGGTCGAGACGGACGGGCAAGGCCTGGGGGCTCTGGTGAGGAGGCTTCCGCAGCTGAAGCTCCTCTATGATCTAA ACATACGGCTGCTGGAGTGTCCTTCAGctgcctccctgccccccctcccctacgaGGGCCCCAACCTGACGCTGGATCTGCAGGACCTCTCGCCCCTGCCGTGCCTTTGGGTGTGCGACGCCGTGTGTGCACTCTGCTCCACGCGCAGACGCAGCACACGGCTCCTGCTCCCCCCCGTCTGCG ACGACGCGCTGGTGGAGAGCATCAAGCAGGAGCTCGAAAGCCGCGGCGCTAGGTTCCCTCCGTTCGCCAAGGGGATCAAGTTCCACTTCGAGGGCGAGTCAGAGGCACAGCAGCCCTTTGAGCTCCCTCCCGCGCGGTCGCCTCGCCTCCCGCGGCGCTGGCTGTACTGCGCTCTCGTCATCGGTGTCTTGCTGGTGGCTCGGCTGATAGCTGTGCTGTTTACATGa
- the LOC119597609 gene encoding uncharacterized protein LOC119597609 isoform X2, translated as MRRQKHSSSPAQNQLSSRRTRHRARRGRKGAGNSGRMAAPQRPPRAPTQLTRHTVNGFRYQVAMITKGREVFVQVVEWLYQGGPCVKTHFLSLGNSRADYKRKFNSEQRHLLENGALFKQYDISLLYIILQLMCGLAVSNDPAWTSPPAGQPLEHLLYKVKQKRNNIAHTNDVQQMSDQRLTKELRKLGCLFSRILRLAGSRRGIRPHVFRDEIWGIKQDFRDLLQKVREPLQATDLNQLPQLQQEIRTFQDILRQNIEQESRQELFDFYPHLWDVTLAQWLYPDLKIQPSLNFTNLVIVEDTSTLSPSQEQEHQPCNISHKNLLQVKQRNGRLPEVIIISGEGGIGKTTLLKHMLEMWVKDPSQIEGLQDVSPLLYLQLRGCTISSWNDLLKHLLHNTFQGSGLTTDIFADLFQTMQVVILLDGYDEVSKKAKKLITDLLNNLNVRIVITTRPGCAKELTQIMKSKANVMNVEIKGIRKEDRPYFIENTLGAFVPCLILRTNLKDRIVRILENMDFEKEGLDVPLTLILLIVREVVAPDQSSQDVFEDLTRLMVGKVEERLVVKGIDDVDDKVKEYHEFQKKVALRGLKRREHDLLNETVQDLKEKCSALNLPYKEMLSGFLVSKKTREGLFVISVWSFPHNRFQEHWAAGFVVTQLLRISRSLPDLTGLLDSPCLPNFGKKSSLDYFNRINNIQLDFSENPILEIYSDDANEASQLAYSATSKTKSDILMDVLADITRTLSLSQQNLLDKVATAIVSLVLYGNNNYEETANRSQRYYQMVMASGQHAGIVKASARVLSEVESLDTKETSVPGLLPILDHLKTRCVRVYTLRDTPKLPSSKVLLAMRDLARKDVEIELKCLLKQSAEFSELFLEAVTCPGSRSRLTKFEGFLAEKGMQLLPESLEELITRSDADGMRALQKRLPYLPKLQILDFGGRLTAAEMPLLPAMLEELRITTDGEGLKALAMRLPSLKKLWFLCTNCAWFRGPPDGGRDALPPQRSQNSVGRDGRARPGGSGEEASAAEAPL; from the exons ATGCGGAGACAAAAGCATTCATCGTCTCCGGCGCAGAATCAGCTGTCTTCTCGCAGGACACGGCACAGGGCAAGGCGAGGCCGAAAGGGTGCCGGAAACTCCGGGAGGATGGCAGCCCCGCAGCGACCCCCCCGCGCCCCTACGCAGCTCACAAGGCACACGGTGAATGGCTTCCGGTACCAGGTGGCTATGATCACCAAGGGTCGCGAGGTATTTGTGCAGGTGGTTGAGTGGCTGTACCAAGGGGGGCCGTGTGTTAAGACTCATTTCCTTAGTTTGGGAAACTCGAGAGCAGACTACAAGCGGAAGTTTAACAGCGAACAGAGACATTTGCTAGAGAACGGTGCCCTGTTCAAGCAGTACGACATCTCGCTTCTCTATATCATTCTCCAACTCATGTGTGGACTGGCTGTTTCCAATGACCCTGCCTGGACCTCCCCCCCGGCAGGTCAGCCTCTAGAGCACCTCCTGTATAAGGTTAAGCAGAAGAGGAACAACATAGCACACACGAATGACGTCCAGCAGATGTCGGACCAAAGGCTGACGAAGGAATTGAGGAAGCTCGGCTGCTTATTCTCCAGGATCCTTCGATTGGCCGGGAGCCGACGCGGGATCCGACCCCACGTCTTTCGGGACGAGATCTGGGGAATCAAGCAGGATTTTCGGGACCTTCTGCAGAAAGTCAGAGAGCCCCTCCAAGCTACAGACCTGAATCAACTGCCGCAATTACAGCAAGAGATTAGAACATTTCAGGATATACTTCGGCAGAATATAGAGCAGGAGAGTCGACAAGAGTTATTTGATTTCTACCCTCACCTGTGGGACGTGACTCTCGCTCAGTGGCTGTATCCGGATCTGAAAATCCAACCTAGCCTAAATTTCACCAACCTGGTAATCGTGGAAGACACGTCAACTCTGTCGCCATCTCAGGAGCAAGAGCATCAGCCCTGCAACATTTCCCACAAGAATCTGCTACAGGTTAAGCAGCGGAATGGTCGCCTGCCTGAAGTGATCATAATATCAGGCGAAGGGGGAATAGGGAAGACCACGCTGCTGAAGCACATGCTGGAGATGTGGGTGAAAGATCCTTCGCAAATTGAGGGACTTCAAGACGTTTCTCCCCTGCTTTACCTACAGCTGCGGGGCTGCACAATCAGCAGTTGGAACGACCTGTTGAAGCATCTCCTTCATAACACATTTCAGGGATCTGGACTTACCACTGACATCTTTGCAGATTTATTCCAGACAATGCAAGTTGTTATCCTGTTAGATGGTTATGATGAGGTGAGCAAGAAGGCTAAGAAATTGATAACGGATCTTCTAAATAATCTAAACGTGCGCATTGTGATAACCACGAGACCAGGCTGCGCGAAAGAGCTAACTCAAATCATGAAGAGCAAGGCGAATGTTATGAATGTCGAAATCAAAGGAATACGCAAAGAAGACCGTCCTTACTTTATTGAAAACACTCTGGGCGCATTTGTCCCGTGTCTCATCCTTAGAACCAACTTGAAGGACAGAATAGTGAGAATTCTTGAAAACATGGACTTTGAGAAGGAGGGGCTTGATGTCCCACTCACTCTGATCCTACTGATCGTCCGTGAGGTCGTGGCACCAGACCAGAGTTCACAGGACGTCTTTGAAGATTTGACAAGGCTCATGGTAGGCAAGGTTGAAGAGAGATTGGTAGTGAAAGGCatcgatgatgttgatgataaagtCAAAGAGTATCATGAATTTCAAAAGAAAGTGGCTCTTAGAGGTCTCAAGAGACGAGAACACGACTTATTGAACGAAACAGTACAggatttaaaggaaaaatgttcTGCACTGAACTTACCCTACAAGGAAATGCTTTCTGGCTTTCTCGTATCAAAGAAAACACGAGAAGGTCTTTTTGTCATTTCTGTTTGGTCCTTCCCACACAACCGATTCCAAGAACACTGGGCTGCTGGTTTTGTAGTTACGCAGCTGTTAAGGATATCTCGTTCTCTGCCAGACTTGACAGGATTGCTGGATTCGCCCTGTCTACCTAATTTTGGCAAAAAGAGTTCCTTAGACTATTTCAATCGTATTAATAACATACAATTAGACTTTTCAGAAAATCCCATTCTTGAAATTTATTCAGATGATGCCAATGAGGCAAGTCAACTAGCATATTCGGCGACATCAAAGACAAAGTCGGATATATTAATGGACGTCCTGGCTGACATTACACGCACATTATCCTTGTCACAGCAAAACCTTCTGGATAAAGTCGCCACAGCCATCGTCAGCCTCGTCTTATAcggtaacaataattatgaagaGACTGCAAATAGAAGCCAGAGATATTACCAAATGGTCATGGCATCGGGACAGCATGCAGGTATAGTGAAGGCAAGTGCTAGGGTACTGAGCGAAGTTGAAAGTCTTGATACTAAAGAAACCTCTGTGCCCGGTTTGTTACCCATATTAGACCACCTCAAGACTCGCTGTGTGCGCGTTTATACCCTCCGTGACACGCCGAAACTCCCGTCAAGTAAGGTCCTGCTTGCGATGAGAGATTTGGCCAGAAAGGACGTCGAGATCGAGCTAAAATGTTTATTGAAGCAATCTGCAGAGTTTTCTGAGTTGTTCCTTGAGGCGGTCACATGTCCAGGAAGTCgttcacgactgacaaaattcgAAGGTTTCTTGGCGGAAAAGGGAATGCAACTTCTGCCGGAGAGCCTGGAGGAGCTCATAACCAGGTCAGACGCAGACGGGATGCGCGCTTTGCAGAAGAGGCTCCCTTACCTGCCGAAACTTCAAATTCTAG ATTTCGGTGGGCGCTTGACAGCAGCAGAGATGCCCCTCCTCCCCGCTATGCTTGAGGAGCTGAGGATCACGACCGACGGGGAGGGACTGAAGGCGCTGGCGATGAGGCTCCCGAGTCTGAAAAAGCTGTGGTTTCTCTGTACGAACTGTGCATG GTTTCGAGGGCCGCCTGACGGAGGCAGAGATGCCCTTCCTCCCCAGCGCTCTCAAAATAGCGTGGGTCGAGACGGACGGGCAAGGCCTGGGGGCTCTGGTGAGGAGGCTTCCGCAGCTGAAGCTCCTCTATGA
- the LOC119597609 gene encoding uncharacterized protein LOC119597609 isoform X3, which translates to MRRQKHSSSPAQNQLSSRRTRHRARRGRKGAGNSGRMAAPQRPPRAPTQLTRHTVNGFRYQVAMITKGREVFVQVVEWLYQGGPCVKTHFLSLGNSRADYKRKFNSEQRHLLENGALFKQYDISLLYIILQLMCGLAVSNDPAWTSPPAGQPLEHLLYKVKQKRNNIAHTNDVQQMSDQRLTKELRKLGCLFSRILRLAGSRRGIRPHVFRDEIWGIKQDFRDLLQKVREPLQATDLNQLPQLQQEIRTFQDILRQNIEQESRQELFDFYPHLWDVTLAQWLYPDLKIQPSLNFTNLVIVEDTSTLSPSQEQEHQPCNISHKNLLQVKQRNGRLPEVIIISGEGGIGKTTLLKHMLEMWVKDPSQIEGLQDVSPLLYLQLRGCTISSWNDLLKHLLHNTFQGSGLTTDIFADLFQTMQVVILLDGYDEVSKKAKKLITDLLNNLNVRIVITTRPGCAKELTQIMKSKANVMNVEIKGIRKEDRPYFIENTLGAFVPCLILRTNLKDRIVRILENMDFEKEGLDVPLTLILLIVREVVAPDQSSQDVFEDLTRLMVGKVEERLVVKGIDDVDDKVKEYHEFQKKVALRGLKRREHDLLNETVQDLKEKCSALNLPYKEMLSGFLVSKKTREGLFVISVWSFPHNRFQEHWAAGFVVTQLLRISRSLPDLTGLLDSPCLPNFGKKSSLDYFNRINNIQLDFSENPILEIYSDDANEASQLAYSATSKTKSDILMDVLADITRTLSLSQQNLLDKVATAIVSLVLYGNNNYEETANRSQRYYQMVMASGQHAGIVKASARVLSEVESLDTKETSVPGLLPILDHLKTRCVRVYTLRDTPKLPSSKVLLAMRDLARKDVEIELKCLLKQSAEFSELFLEAVTCPGSRSRLTKFEGFLAEKGMQLLPESLEELITRSDADGMRALQKRLPYLPKLQILDFGGRLTAAEMPLLPAMLEELRITTDGEGLKALAMRLPSLKKLWFLCTNCAWCMTLIVSRAA; encoded by the exons ATGCGGAGACAAAAGCATTCATCGTCTCCGGCGCAGAATCAGCTGTCTTCTCGCAGGACACGGCACAGGGCAAGGCGAGGCCGAAAGGGTGCCGGAAACTCCGGGAGGATGGCAGCCCCGCAGCGACCCCCCCGCGCCCCTACGCAGCTCACAAGGCACACGGTGAATGGCTTCCGGTACCAGGTGGCTATGATCACCAAGGGTCGCGAGGTATTTGTGCAGGTGGTTGAGTGGCTGTACCAAGGGGGGCCGTGTGTTAAGACTCATTTCCTTAGTTTGGGAAACTCGAGAGCAGACTACAAGCGGAAGTTTAACAGCGAACAGAGACATTTGCTAGAGAACGGTGCCCTGTTCAAGCAGTACGACATCTCGCTTCTCTATATCATTCTCCAACTCATGTGTGGACTGGCTGTTTCCAATGACCCTGCCTGGACCTCCCCCCCGGCAGGTCAGCCTCTAGAGCACCTCCTGTATAAGGTTAAGCAGAAGAGGAACAACATAGCACACACGAATGACGTCCAGCAGATGTCGGACCAAAGGCTGACGAAGGAATTGAGGAAGCTCGGCTGCTTATTCTCCAGGATCCTTCGATTGGCCGGGAGCCGACGCGGGATCCGACCCCACGTCTTTCGGGACGAGATCTGGGGAATCAAGCAGGATTTTCGGGACCTTCTGCAGAAAGTCAGAGAGCCCCTCCAAGCTACAGACCTGAATCAACTGCCGCAATTACAGCAAGAGATTAGAACATTTCAGGATATACTTCGGCAGAATATAGAGCAGGAGAGTCGACAAGAGTTATTTGATTTCTACCCTCACCTGTGGGACGTGACTCTCGCTCAGTGGCTGTATCCGGATCTGAAAATCCAACCTAGCCTAAATTTCACCAACCTGGTAATCGTGGAAGACACGTCAACTCTGTCGCCATCTCAGGAGCAAGAGCATCAGCCCTGCAACATTTCCCACAAGAATCTGCTACAGGTTAAGCAGCGGAATGGTCGCCTGCCTGAAGTGATCATAATATCAGGCGAAGGGGGAATAGGGAAGACCACGCTGCTGAAGCACATGCTGGAGATGTGGGTGAAAGATCCTTCGCAAATTGAGGGACTTCAAGACGTTTCTCCCCTGCTTTACCTACAGCTGCGGGGCTGCACAATCAGCAGTTGGAACGACCTGTTGAAGCATCTCCTTCATAACACATTTCAGGGATCTGGACTTACCACTGACATCTTTGCAGATTTATTCCAGACAATGCAAGTTGTTATCCTGTTAGATGGTTATGATGAGGTGAGCAAGAAGGCTAAGAAATTGATAACGGATCTTCTAAATAATCTAAACGTGCGCATTGTGATAACCACGAGACCAGGCTGCGCGAAAGAGCTAACTCAAATCATGAAGAGCAAGGCGAATGTTATGAATGTCGAAATCAAAGGAATACGCAAAGAAGACCGTCCTTACTTTATTGAAAACACTCTGGGCGCATTTGTCCCGTGTCTCATCCTTAGAACCAACTTGAAGGACAGAATAGTGAGAATTCTTGAAAACATGGACTTTGAGAAGGAGGGGCTTGATGTCCCACTCACTCTGATCCTACTGATCGTCCGTGAGGTCGTGGCACCAGACCAGAGTTCACAGGACGTCTTTGAAGATTTGACAAGGCTCATGGTAGGCAAGGTTGAAGAGAGATTGGTAGTGAAAGGCatcgatgatgttgatgataaagtCAAAGAGTATCATGAATTTCAAAAGAAAGTGGCTCTTAGAGGTCTCAAGAGACGAGAACACGACTTATTGAACGAAACAGTACAggatttaaaggaaaaatgttcTGCACTGAACTTACCCTACAAGGAAATGCTTTCTGGCTTTCTCGTATCAAAGAAAACACGAGAAGGTCTTTTTGTCATTTCTGTTTGGTCCTTCCCACACAACCGATTCCAAGAACACTGGGCTGCTGGTTTTGTAGTTACGCAGCTGTTAAGGATATCTCGTTCTCTGCCAGACTTGACAGGATTGCTGGATTCGCCCTGTCTACCTAATTTTGGCAAAAAGAGTTCCTTAGACTATTTCAATCGTATTAATAACATACAATTAGACTTTTCAGAAAATCCCATTCTTGAAATTTATTCAGATGATGCCAATGAGGCAAGTCAACTAGCATATTCGGCGACATCAAAGACAAAGTCGGATATATTAATGGACGTCCTGGCTGACATTACACGCACATTATCCTTGTCACAGCAAAACCTTCTGGATAAAGTCGCCACAGCCATCGTCAGCCTCGTCTTATAcggtaacaataattatgaagaGACTGCAAATAGAAGCCAGAGATATTACCAAATGGTCATGGCATCGGGACAGCATGCAGGTATAGTGAAGGCAAGTGCTAGGGTACTGAGCGAAGTTGAAAGTCTTGATACTAAAGAAACCTCTGTGCCCGGTTTGTTACCCATATTAGACCACCTCAAGACTCGCTGTGTGCGCGTTTATACCCTCCGTGACACGCCGAAACTCCCGTCAAGTAAGGTCCTGCTTGCGATGAGAGATTTGGCCAGAAAGGACGTCGAGATCGAGCTAAAATGTTTATTGAAGCAATCTGCAGAGTTTTCTGAGTTGTTCCTTGAGGCGGTCACATGTCCAGGAAGTCgttcacgactgacaaaattcgAAGGTTTCTTGGCGGAAAAGGGAATGCAACTTCTGCCGGAGAGCCTGGAGGAGCTCATAACCAGGTCAGACGCAGACGGGATGCGCGCTTTGCAGAAGAGGCTCCCTTACCTGCCGAAACTTCAAATTCTAG ATTTCGGTGGGCGCTTGACAGCAGCAGAGATGCCCCTCCTCCCCGCTATGCTTGAGGAGCTGAGGATCACGACCGACGGGGAGGGACTGAAGGCGCTGGCGATGAGGCTCCCGAGTCTGAAAAAGCTGTGGTTTCTCTGTACGAACTGTGCATGGTGCATGACTTTAATA GTTTCGAGGGCCGCCTGA